Genomic window (Spirosoma sp. KCTC 42546):
CGGCAGAAAACTGTTAGCTGCCAACTGACTATTGACCCGAGTAGAGATTCAATGAACGAGACTAGTATGCAATCCACAGAGGCCCGGCTTACGAAAGTAAACCGGATGTTAGTAACCCAATCCCGACCCGCCGACGAGAAATCTCCGTATTTTGATTTAGTTAGCAAGTACAATCTTCAAATCGACTTTCGCCCTTTCATTCAGATTGAAGGCGTGTCATTTAAAGATTTTCGGCGGCAGAAGATTAATATCCTGGCACACACGGCTATTATCTTTACCAGCCGAAATGCGATCGACCACTTTTTTCGGATTTGCCAGGAAGGCCGGGTTGATGTTCCTGCCGATATGAAATACTTCTGTATTTCGGAGCAGACTGCTAACTATTTGCAGAAATACATCGTCATTCGGAAGCGTAAAATCTTTAACGGGACAAAAACGGCTACCGAACTGTTCGATCTGATCAAGAAACACAAGAATGAAAAATTCCTGTTTCCCTGTTCGAACATCCGGCGGAATGATATTCCTGAATTTATGGATACGAGTAGCCTGCATTTTACGGAAGCCGTTATGTATGAGACTGTTCCAACGGATTTATCGGATCTGGATATAAAAAGCTATGACATAATTGCTTTTTTCAGCCCATCAGGTGTTAGTTCGTTATTAAGCAACTTTCCGGATTTTAATCAAAATGGAACCCGGATGGCGGCTTTTGGCCCTACCACTGCCAAAGCAATTACTGAGGCTGGTTTAACCCTTGATATTGAAGCGCCACTACCCAATGCACCTTCTATGACAGGAGCTTTAGATTTGTATCTAAAAAAGGCTAACAATTAATAAATAATTGCCGTTATAGAAAACTGAATGCCGGAACCGAGAAATAACCTCATTTCCGGCATTTAGCCTTTATTAACAGGCCAATAATTTGTCTTTACACGCGTTTAGTTGTAAACTGTGATGTTGTTTAAGAGAACGCTGTCATCGTTGATCAATAGCCGTTCTGAATTTTGTTTAGGCCGTATGATTCGCACACTCTACGTTTACGCCTTGTTATTGCTGACGATTGTTGTTCCAACCGCCCAGGCGCAGCAGGACCCTCAATTTAGTTTGTACATGTACAACCCACTCTACTACAATCCGGCTGCCGCCGGGTCGGAGGGCGTAACCCGATTACAACTTACACACCGAACGCAGTATCTGGGTTATCAGACAATTGGTAATGGAGATGGAAGTGCTGCGCAAAGCAGCCAGTTACTTTCGTTCAATATGCCATTGGCAAAAATTAAGAGCGGAATTGGTATTTATGCGCTGAATGATAAATATGGCCCTTCCATTAATCAGGCCGTGCAAGTTTCATACGCTTACCGGTTGGCACTGAAAAATGGAACACTGGCGTTGGGTGTGCAGGCAGGCATGTTTAATCGTGGGCTAGACTTTAGCCAGTTTCGAGCTACAGATCCTAATGATCCTCTTATCCCTACCGGACGTATTAACCAGTTTAAACCTGATATTGGTGCAGGGGTCTATTATAACACAACTGATTATTGGATAGGTGTAAGCATGACGCACTTGAATCAGGCTACATACAGCTATGTTAGCGGGTACTCGACTGACGTTTCTGAACCTAAAGCGTATATATCGGCAGGATACCGTTTGGGATTAGGGTATAATATTGATATACAGCCCTCTGTGCTCGTTCAATATAGTACGAAACAGGGGATGACAGGGTCGGTAGCATCAGTTAATATCGTTGGAACCTATGATAACCGGATATGGGCAGGCATTGGCTATCGCTTAAAGGATGCTGCTATGGCTACTGTTGGTATTAATCTGATGCGTAACAACGCCCTGCGTGTTGGCTATTCATTAGATGTAACAACCAGTGGAACACAAATAAAAAGCCCGACCTCGCATGAAATTATAGTAGGCTATGCATTGCCAGCACCTGATGCCCGTAAAAAACCAATTGTGAGGACACCACGGTTTCGCTATTGATTTTAGACCGGGAAATAGGTTAATTTTAAGTATTCAGATCGTTTTGGCAATATTCTTGTTAGGCAGTTTGCAGCTAGTACCTTATTTTTGGGGAATAGCCTGATCTGATGGTAAGTCAGTTTGTGCAAAATAGGAATACAGTTGAGTAAGAATACGGATAGAAAATAATTCTGAACTCGATTTTACATACAATAACCAAACAGATTTTCGTTTTTAGTCTGGTCTCGCACAAGAAGAAGAAGAAAAGGTCTACGATGATGAAGTATAACTGGTTAACAGTCAACGCAACCCGGGTAGTGATGGTCGCAGCAGTGGTACTGCTTATGCAAGGTTGTGGCTTTCTGAAGTCAAAATTTGGAGGCAAAGGCGGCAAAGGAGGAGAAGTCGGCGTTACAAACGGGGAAATTACAGCCACCGGGCGTAAAGGCTGGAAACAACCTACCCCCTATGGCATGGTTTTAGTTCCTTCAGGTTCATTTATTATGGGGCAGGCTGATGAAGATGTAGCTGCTACTCAAATTAACATGAATCGGCAGGTAACAATCAGCTCATTCTATATGGATGATGCCGAAATTTCAAACCACGAGTATCGCCAGTATGTCAATGCCTTACTGGCGGATTCGGTGTCGACATTGGGTGAAGAGGAAATTATGTCCAAATATTATCCAGACACAACTGTTTGGAAAAACGATTTCACCTATCACAACGGTGACCCAATGCTGGAGCATTACTATGCACACCCCGCTTTTGATACCTACCCTGTAGTAGGCGTAAGCTGGATTGCAGCCAAGCACTTCTGCAAGTGGCGTACAAATACGCTTGACGATTTTCGTACTAAAGATGGCGCTTATCGTTCGTTCGGTTTCCGTCTCCCATCGGAGGCCGAATGGGAATGGGCGGCCCGTGGCGGTAAAAACGGGGCTAAGTATCCATGGGGAAATCCATACGTGGCTAACGGCAAAGGTTGTTACCTGGCTAATTTCAAACCACAACGTGGTAACTTCGATGCAGATGGCTATCCATATACAGCCCCAGCAACTGCGTATAGTCCAAACGATTATGGTCTGTATAACATGGCTGGAAACGTTGCTGAATGGTGCCGCGACGCTTACGCCGATAATACAAACGCTATTGTATGGGATATGAACCCCGATAACCAGAATGCAGATGAACCTCGTAAAGTGGTTCGCGGAGGTTCCTGGAAGGATATCGCTTACTACCTGGAAACGGGTACACGCTCTTATGAATATGAAGACCAGAAACGCTCTTATATTGGATTCCGTTGTGTAATGGATAATCTGGAAGGACGCACTGCATCGGCTCGTGGAGGTAAGGTAGGAGGTAGCAGCAAGAGTAAAACCAGCAAAAAAGCAGCTAAAAAAGTATAACCAAAGTCAATTACCTATTCCATCCAACAATCGCTTATCATGGCAGCAGAAAAATCCACAAGTTTCTTTTGGGATCGTTTAGTACCAACCATTTATAGTGCCGGGGCGGCAGTCGTTATTTTCGGCGCCTGGGCTAAAATTACGCACAACGAGCAATTTGGCTTTATGTTAACGCTCGGTCTGCTAACGGAAGTAGTTATTTTTGCCTTGTACGCAGTTCAGAGTTTTACAATGCCAGCAACAGCAGGTGATGGATATGCCTGGGAAAAAGTTTATCCTGAGCTGGCTGATGATTTTAAAGGTGAAGCCCGTAAACCAGCTCCACAAGCTAACGGTCTGACGGGTAATATGGATCAAATGTTAGCGCAGGCAAAAGTAACGCCTGACGTATTCGAACGCTTAGGATCGGGTTTCCGGAACCTGAACGAAACCGTCTCGAAGCTATCTGATCTGACAGAAGCAACAGTGGCTACAAACGACTATGCCCGGAATGTGAAGTCGGCATCGACTTCAATCTCCGAAATGAACAAATCGTATGGTACAGCAATCACGGCGATGAATTCAATGGCTGATGCAACTACTGAAGCGAAAGATTATCGGGATCAGTTCCAGAAAGTGACCAAAAATATGGGTGCTTTGAATGCAGTTTATGAACTGGAACTGCAGGACACAAACAAGCATTTGAAAGCTATGAACGCTTTCTATGGTAGCCTAACCGCTGCCATGGAAAATATGAGCGATGCCAGCCGCGATACACAGCAGTTTAAAAATGAACTGGCTAAGCTAACGGGTAATCTAGCGTCCCTCAATGGTGTTTATGGCAGCATGCTAACAGCCATGCGCGGCAATTAAAACCGGTTTACGATTGTAGCATAAGATTTTGTAATTCAGAATCTTATGCTATTCTCAGAATGTAAACTTTTCTCTTCTTAATACGATAACCGCTACGGCGGCCTGTTCCACTTTTTTTATTCTCACTACCATAGTTTATGGCAGGCACAAAAGAGACACCCCGTCAGAAAATGATCGGGATGATGTATCTGGTTTTGACCGCTTTACTGGCTCTGCAAGTCACGTCGGCCATTCTGGAGAAATTCGTTTTAATTAATAATAGCTTAGAGCAATCTACGGGAGCCGTTGGTAAAATTAATCAGGGCACATTTGACAATATTCGGGCTACGGTTGAAAAATCAGGCAATCGGGCTACTGACTTAGCCATTGTTAAACAAGCTGATGAAGTACGGAAGATAACGTCGGATGTAATTGGTGAAATTGATAAGCTCAAAGAGCAATTAGTTGTAGCTGGTGGTGGTCGCGATGAGTCGGGCAATATTAAGAACCTGAGCGAAGAAGAAAAAGTAGCTCAGCTCATGATCGGTACAAACCGTAATGGAGCTGCCTTTAAGCTGAAAGATCAACTGAATGGTTATGTTGATAATCTTTCAAAGTACTCAGGCATAAAATATAGCCCTATGGCTCTTGATGGGAAAGATGATCCCATTGCTAGTAACTCACCAGATCAAAAAAGAAAGGATTTTGCTGAACTGAACTTTGCTCAAACGCCTGTACCTGCAGCACTGGCCGTATTAAGTCAGAAACAAGCAGATGTACGCCGTATTGAAGGTGAAGTCCTTGATGTACTAGCTAGTAAAGTGGGTGCACAAGACGTGAAATTCGATAAAATCATTGCCATGCTTAGCATGGACTCTAAAGTCGTTGTAGCGGGCACGAAGTTTAAAGGACAAATGTTCCTGGCTGCTTCATCGTCAGGTATTCAACCTCGTATGAGCTTGAACGGTGGTGCCGTTCGGATGCAGGATGGTCAGGGTATTGTTGAATTTACAGCACAGGGTGGTGCTTATGACAAAAACGGTCTGGCTCGTCGGGTACTAACCGGCTCGATTGCTTACCAAACTCCAGCGGGTTTGAAAACAGTGCCTTTATCGGCCGAGTATTTCGTTGCGAAGCCTTCCTATCAAATTGAAACAGGTACGTTACCGCCTTTGTATCTTGGTTGCGCTAATAAACTGAGCATTCAAAGCCCACAACTAGGTGCCTTATGGAACCCAACGATTACAGCTAATGGTGCTGCGGTAATTGCATCGGGAGAAAAAGGGAAAGTAACGGTTGTGCCGAATTCAGCTAGTGTTGCTTTAAATATTAGTAACGCTGGTAGTCTGTTAGGTACAGAGCCATTCCGAGTGAATAAAGTACCACGTCCAACTTTGCAGATTTCGGTTGGCGGAACACCAACAACGGATCCCCGTGGTGTACCGGCGTCGTCAGCACGTAGCGTGAAGATCCAGGCGGTTCCTGATCCTAGTTTTGCTGCATTCTCACCCGAGGATGCTAACTTCCGGACAACAGGGGCTACCATATCGTTAGTACGCGGTACCAGACGGGTTAAAACTGCCGAAGTAGGAGCTGGCGGAGGTTCTATTGGGGAGATTGCTGCCGAAGCGCAGCCCGGTGATCGACTAGTTATTGAAGTAAATGGAGTACAGCGCCGAAATTTCAAGGGGGATATAAGTGACGTACCCATGGGTAATACGCTAGCACAGATTTCGCTCTATTGATGTACTAAAGCGGTTTCTTAACCGTTAACTTACTGAATTGACAACAAGTAGTAGCCATGACACAGATTAAAACGATACGATTTGCTGGTGTGCTAGCTGTAGCTGCGCTGGCATTGGCAGGGGGGAAAGCCTTGGCCCAGGAGAAGGCGAGCAGTGGCGTAAATGCAAATTCGGTTCGTGGAATCAATGAGAATGATATTATGATGAAGAAGACCCTTTGGCGTCGAATCGACCTGAAGGAGAAACAGAATCAGTCTATGTTCTCAAAGAACAATGAGATTTCAAAATATTTGATGGAAGCTGTGAAAGCTGGCCTTATTGACGCCTACACCAATGATTCGTGTACGACGAAGATAACACCTGAGAAATTTCACGAAAACCTGCTGATTCCGAATACAGGTGGTGGCCTATCTGCAGAAGAAAAAGCGGCTGGTTTTACAGAAGATGGTAAAGGCGGAGCTAAGAATGATGGCTGGGATACACCGAAAAAGGATGACAAGAAAAAGCCTGATGACGGTTGGGGAACGCCTAAGAAAGCCGCTGAGCCTGTTGATGATGGCTGGGGAGCACCTAAGAAAAAATCAGCAGTTGCTAAAAATGCAAAGGGTAAAAAAGGAAAGAAAGTAGTTGAGCCCGTTGTAGAGCCTAAAAAGGATACGGTAGCCGTTGCTCAGGCACCTGTTTTGTCTGGCGATGAGTATTTCCCTAAAGAGTTAAATATCCTTGAAGTTAAAGAAGATTGGATTTTTGACAAAAAACGCTCGCGTCTTTACTATGATATGCAGACAATAACGCTTCTCCTGCCAGCTGATAAGAATGCTGCTGGCTATGAAAAACCTATTGCTTCATTCAAGTATAAAGATTTAGATAAGTTATTCCGTAGTGATCCGAAGAAATTTATCTGGTATAACCCACAAAATCAGGCTCAGCACAAAAACCTGGCTGACGCATTTGATCTACGGTTATTCTATGGACGGATTACGAAAGTAGCTAATCCAGGAGATACAGACTTAGTGGGTATGTATGGCGACCGTGAAGGTTTGCTAAAATCCTATCAAACAGAATACGAATTGATGGAAACCGAACACGGTCTCTGGGAATATTAAGAATATCTTTATATCATAAAAAAAGCGGCTTTTAAGCCGCTTTTTTTATGATATAAAGATATGGTGGATAATATGAGCCATACCGGTAAAGTATAAGAAAAAGAAAGCAATCTCAGGTCAATTACTGACGAAGATCAGCCCTACTTATTGCCCCTGAGGTAGCTTTACGACGAATTAGTCAGTACTCGGTAAAATCATGAAAACAATTTTAGTCCCAGTCGATTTTTCGAAAACCGCAGAAAACGCACTGATTTTTGCCATCAACTTATCGCAAAAACTCCAAGCCCATATTATTCTTTTTCACTCTTTCCACACCTATCATACGAACGCCTATGTATCTGCCAAAGCACTAGAGAAAGAATCACTTACAGCAAAGCTGCATGCTGACCAGAAACTAAAAGAACTTTACGATAACATCAGTGTCAGCGCCTTTTCTCCGCCTGAATATATCAGCAGTAAAAACGAGTTGCGCGAGGAACTATTGCAACTGCTGGCAGAAAGAAGTGTTGAGCTTATTGTGATGGGAACCCAGGGCTTAGGTAATAAACTGGAAGGACGGCTCTTTGGTACAAATACCTCCTGGGTAGTAGAAAAAGCCACGTGCCCCGTAATAGTCATCCCTGAGAATCTGCAACTGGAAACGCTCGAAGAAATCGTGTATGCCAGCGATTATATGCCAGACGATATTGTCAATCTGGAAAACCTGTCGAAAATTGCTCAATCTTTCCAGGCAAACATCACAGTTATCCATGTAATAAAAAAAGAATCGACTGCTGCTGTAAATGCACTAAAGAGTTTTGAGCAACAAGTAAAAGTAAGAACTCAGCTTTCCGGGATTAATTTCAGACTACTAACAGGCAACAACGTAGAAAATAGGTTGGAACAGTATCTGGAAGAGAATAAAGTTAATCTATTGGTAATGTCTGCTCATTACCGCAGCTTACCCGACAAACTCTTTGGCAAAAGCCTTACAAAAAGTATGACGCTATATGCCGGCATCCCCCTGATGATCTTCCACCATAAACTCCACTAAAACAGGAGAATGGTATGAACTGTTTCATATTTGAATAAGGAGTATTGCACTGACGAGAACACTACTTTAGTAAGCATGGAATTACCCCGGTCGATTTATAGATTACGATTAGCTATTGCCAATGCCCTGTGCCCTGTTGAGCGCTTTTTGTTCTGGCTCAAAATTCGGGATGGCTCATGTTTATGAGATAATGGTATTGGTTTCTAAGCGGCTGAAAAGCCACTTTACTGTTATCCATTTTCAATAGTATCAAAATATTCCTTCAATTTATGTGCTCTGTCCTGTCCCACTACTTCAGCGACTTCGTCAAATGAAGCCTCTCGAATTTTTGTTACACCTTTAAAGTGTTTCAGAAGTT
Coding sequences:
- a CDS encoding uroporphyrinogen-III synthase; translated protein: MNETSMQSTEARLTKVNRMLVTQSRPADEKSPYFDLVSKYNLQIDFRPFIQIEGVSFKDFRRQKINILAHTAIIFTSRNAIDHFFRICQEGRVDVPADMKYFCISEQTANYLQKYIVIRKRKIFNGTKTATELFDLIKKHKNEKFLFPCSNIRRNDIPEFMDTSSLHFTEAVMYETVPTDLSDLDIKSYDIIAFFSPSGVSSLLSNFPDFNQNGTRMAAFGPTTAKAITEAGLTLDIEAPLPNAPSMTGALDLYLKKANN
- a CDS encoding type IX secretion system membrane protein PorP/SprF, translated to MIRTLYVYALLLLTIVVPTAQAQQDPQFSLYMYNPLYYNPAAAGSEGVTRLQLTHRTQYLGYQTIGNGDGSAAQSSQLLSFNMPLAKIKSGIGIYALNDKYGPSINQAVQVSYAYRLALKNGTLALGVQAGMFNRGLDFSQFRATDPNDPLIPTGRINQFKPDIGAGVYYNTTDYWIGVSMTHLNQATYSYVSGYSTDVSEPKAYISAGYRLGLGYNIDIQPSVLVQYSTKQGMTGSVASVNIVGTYDNRIWAGIGYRLKDAAMATVGINLMRNNALRVGYSLDVTTSGTQIKSPTSHEIIVGYALPAPDARKKPIVRTPRFRY
- a CDS encoding SUMF1/EgtB/PvdO family nonheme iron enzyme, encoding MMKYNWLTVNATRVVMVAAVVLLMQGCGFLKSKFGGKGGKGGEVGVTNGEITATGRKGWKQPTPYGMVLVPSGSFIMGQADEDVAATQINMNRQVTISSFYMDDAEISNHEYRQYVNALLADSVSTLGEEEIMSKYYPDTTVWKNDFTYHNGDPMLEHYYAHPAFDTYPVVGVSWIAAKHFCKWRTNTLDDFRTKDGAYRSFGFRLPSEAEWEWAARGGKNGAKYPWGNPYVANGKGCYLANFKPQRGNFDADGYPYTAPATAYSPNDYGLYNMAGNVAEWCRDAYADNTNAIVWDMNPDNQNADEPRKVVRGGSWKDIAYYLETGTRSYEYEDQKRSYIGFRCVMDNLEGRTASARGGKVGGSSKSKTSKKAAKKV
- the gldL gene encoding gliding motility protein GldL, translating into MAAEKSTSFFWDRLVPTIYSAGAAVVIFGAWAKITHNEQFGFMLTLGLLTEVVIFALYAVQSFTMPATAGDGYAWEKVYPELADDFKGEARKPAPQANGLTGNMDQMLAQAKVTPDVFERLGSGFRNLNETVSKLSDLTEATVATNDYARNVKSASTSISEMNKSYGTAITAMNSMADATTEAKDYRDQFQKVTKNMGALNAVYELELQDTNKHLKAMNAFYGSLTAAMENMSDASRDTQQFKNELAKLTGNLASLNGVYGSMLTAMRGN
- the gldM gene encoding gliding motility protein GldM, which gives rise to MAGTKETPRQKMIGMMYLVLTALLALQVTSAILEKFVLINNSLEQSTGAVGKINQGTFDNIRATVEKSGNRATDLAIVKQADEVRKITSDVIGEIDKLKEQLVVAGGGRDESGNIKNLSEEEKVAQLMIGTNRNGAAFKLKDQLNGYVDNLSKYSGIKYSPMALDGKDDPIASNSPDQKRKDFAELNFAQTPVPAALAVLSQKQADVRRIEGEVLDVLASKVGAQDVKFDKIIAMLSMDSKVVVAGTKFKGQMFLAASSSGIQPRMSLNGGAVRMQDGQGIVEFTAQGGAYDKNGLARRVLTGSIAYQTPAGLKTVPLSAEYFVAKPSYQIETGTLPPLYLGCANKLSIQSPQLGALWNPTITANGAAVIASGEKGKVTVVPNSASVALNISNAGSLLGTEPFRVNKVPRPTLQISVGGTPTTDPRGVPASSARSVKIQAVPDPSFAAFSPEDANFRTTGATISLVRGTRRVKTAEVGAGGGSIGEIAAEAQPGDRLVIEVNGVQRRNFKGDISDVPMGNTLAQISLY
- the gldN gene encoding gliding motility protein GldN, which gives rise to MTQIKTIRFAGVLAVAALALAGGKALAQEKASSGVNANSVRGINENDIMMKKTLWRRIDLKEKQNQSMFSKNNEISKYLMEAVKAGLIDAYTNDSCTTKITPEKFHENLLIPNTGGGLSAEEKAAGFTEDGKGGAKNDGWDTPKKDDKKKPDDGWGTPKKAAEPVDDGWGAPKKKSAVAKNAKGKKGKKVVEPVVEPKKDTVAVAQAPVLSGDEYFPKELNILEVKEDWIFDKKRSRLYYDMQTITLLLPADKNAAGYEKPIASFKYKDLDKLFRSDPKKFIWYNPQNQAQHKNLADAFDLRLFYGRITKVANPGDTDLVGMYGDREGLLKSYQTEYELMETEHGLWEY
- a CDS encoding universal stress protein, which produces MKTILVPVDFSKTAENALIFAINLSQKLQAHIILFHSFHTYHTNAYVSAKALEKESLTAKLHADQKLKELYDNISVSAFSPPEYISSKNELREELLQLLAERSVELIVMGTQGLGNKLEGRLFGTNTSWVVEKATCPVIVIPENLQLETLEEIVYASDYMPDDIVNLENLSKIAQSFQANITVIHVIKKESTAAVNALKSFEQQVKVRTQLSGINFRLLTGNNVENRLEQYLEENKVNLLVMSAHYRSLPDKLFGKSLTKSMTLYAGIPLMIFHHKLH